Proteins from one Juglans microcarpa x Juglans regia isolate MS1-56 chromosome 1S, Jm3101_v1.0, whole genome shotgun sequence genomic window:
- the LOC121247125 gene encoding PHD finger protein ING1-like — translation MSFLDEFQANLDSLPGILQKKYALLRDLDKSLQDIQRQNEQHCEQEIEEIRKGVRSGNITLNASLIRFSDDALDEQKHSIRIADEKVALAVQAYDLVDTHIQQLDQYLKKLDEELRRERESAAASAVAAPSHDGNMKAGRTSESGRGRKKTRQATATDTAATAANPTGMDLDLPVDPNEPTYCFCNQVSYGEMVACDNPDCKIEWFHFGCVGLKEQPKGKWYCSDCAVVKNRRKGR, via the exons ATGTCCTTCCTCGACGAGTTTCAAGCCA ATTTGGATTCACTTCCCGGCATTCTACAAAAGAAGTATGCATTGTTGCGTGACCTGGATAAAAGTCTGCAAG ATATTCAAAGACAAAATGAACAGCATTGTGAACAAGAAATAGAGGAAATTAGGAAAGGAGTTAGGTCTGGAAATATTACACTCAATGCTTCACTTATCAGATTCTCAGATGATGCACTTGATGAGCAAAAGCATAGCATCAGGATTGCAGATGAAAAGGTTGCCTTGGCTGTTCAGGCATATGATTTG GTAGATACACACATACAGCAACTTgatcaatatttgaaaaaacttgACGAAGAACTTCGACGTG agagagagagcgctgcTGCAAGTGCAGTTGCTGCTCCAAGCCATGATGGTAACATGAAAGCTGGAAGGACAAGTGAAAGTGGCAGAGGGCGTAAGAA AACCCGCCAGGCAACAGCAACGGATACAGCAGCTACAGCGGCAAATCCTACTGGTATGGATTTAGATCTACCTGTGGATCCAAATGAACCCACATATTGTTTCTGTAACCAAGTTAGCTATGGTGAGATGGTTGCTTGCGATAATCCAGAT TGCAAAATAGAGTGGTTCCATTTTGGTTGTGTTGGTCTGAAAGAACAACCGAAAGGAAAATGGTATTGTTCGGACTGTGCTGTGGTGAAAAATCGCCGTAAAGGTAGATAA